In Silene latifolia isolate original U9 population chromosome 3, ASM4854445v1, whole genome shotgun sequence, a single window of DNA contains:
- the LOC141647824 gene encoding putative polyol transporter 4 — translation MSLLGGQENGSQNVNNAIELSNKNKYRRINSELAEDHEGLDRIHRNNDRAKTVRKYVLACAFFASLNSVLLGYDVGVMSGAIIFIQEDLNITQVQEEVLVGCLSIVSLFGSLAGGRTSDAIGRKWTIALAAIVFQAGAIVMTLAHSFEMLMAGRLLAGIGIGFGVMIAPVYIAEISPAVNRGSLTSFPEIFINFGILLGYISNYAFSGLPPHQSWRVMLGVGILPSVLIAVALFIIPESPRWLVAQNRVDEARLVLFKTIESEKEAEDRLAEIQIAARNSGGEKAVWLELLCPSPTVCRMLVVGIGIQCFQQITGVDALVYYSPEILKEAGIENKTKLLGATVAVGVTKTGFILMAILLIDRVGRKPLLYISTIGMTICLFGLGITLSFLQGQTFGIAMSILLICGNVAFFSIGIGPICWVLNSEIFPLRLRAQAVALGAMGNRVCSGLIAMSFLSLSSAISVGGTFFTFGVVSAISVVFVFTVVPETKGKSLEEIEWVFQKKLGQTGGDEMELKDSKCFVQNSESV, via the exons ATGAGCTTGTTGGGTGGGCAGGAAAATGGAAGTCAAAACGTTAATAATGCTATTGAATTGAGTAACAAAAACAAGTACAGGAGGATAAACTCTGAGCTTGCTGAGGATCATGAGGGCTTAGACCGGATTCATCGAAACAATGACCGCGCTAAAACAGTACGGAAATATGTCCTTGCTTGTGCTTTCTTTGCTTCTCTTAACTCTGTTCTTCTTGGTTATG ATGTGGGAGTGATGAGTGGAGCAATCATATTCATCCAAGAGGACCTAAACATAACACAAGTACAAGAAGAAGTTCTAGTAGGTTGCTTGAGCATTGTATCCCTATTTGGCAGCTTAGCAGGAGGAAGAACTTCGGACGCCATAGGCCGAAAATGGACCATTGCATTGGCAGCAATAGTCTTCCAAGCAGGAGCAATTGTAATGACCCTTGCTCATTCCTTTGAGATGCTAATGGCTGGTAGACTCCTTGCTGGAATTGGAATTGGTTTCGGTGTAATGATTGCTCCTGTTTACATTGCTGAGATTTCACCCGCCGTTAATAGAGGATCCCTCACTTCATTCCCCGAGATATTCATCAATTTTGGAATCCTACTTGGCTACATTTCCAATTATGCATTCTCTGGCCTCCCACCCCATCAAAGTTGGAGGGTCATGCTTGGGGTCGGGATTTTACCCTCCGTTCTCATTGCAGTTGCACTCTTTATCATTCCCGAGTCCCCTAGGTGGCTCGTGGCCCAGAACCGAGTTGATGAGGCACGATTGGTTTTATTCAAAACAATAGAGAGCGAGAAAGAGGCTGAGGACCGGCTTGCTGAAATACAAATTGCAGCAAGAAATTCCGGTGGAGAAAAAGCTGTTTGGCTTGAATTACTATGCCCGTCTCCAACAGTATGTAGAATGCTAGTTGTAGGAATTGGAATTCAGTGTTTTCAGCAGATTACAGGAGTAGACGCACTGGTTTATTACAGTCCTGAGATCCTTAAAGAAGCCGGGATTGAAAATAAGACGAAGCTGCTAGGAGCCACAGTAGCGGTAGGAGTAACAAAAACCGGTTTTATATTGATGGCCATTCTATTAATTGACCGAGTTGGTAGAAAACCATTGCTATACATAAGCACAATTGGAATGACTATTTGCTTATTTGGGTTAGGAATCACGTTATCTTTTCTTCAGGGACAAACTTTTGGAATTGCTATGTCAATTTTACTAATTTGTGGAAATGTAGCATTCTTTTCCATAGGGATTGGGCCGATTTGTTGGGTGCTTAATTCGGAAATATTTCCGTTGAGATTGAGGGCTCAAGCGGTAGCTCTAGGAGCAATGGGAAATAGGGTGTGTAGCGGGTTGATTGCCATGTCTTTTTTGTCCTTGTCAAGTGCAATTTCCGTGGGTGGTACATTTTTTACCTTTGGGGTTGTTTCAGCTATCtcggttgtttttgtttttacgGTTGTCCCTGAGACAAAAGGGAAATCACTGGAGGAAATCGAATGGGTATTTCAGAAAAAGCTTGGACAAACTGGTGGTGATGAAATGGAACTGAAAGACAGTAAATGTTTTGTGCAAAACAGTGAATCAGTTTAG